One part of the Prunus persica cultivar Lovell chromosome G5, Prunus_persica_NCBIv2, whole genome shotgun sequence genome encodes these proteins:
- the LOC18775780 gene encoding uncharacterized protein LOC18775780, with amino-acid sequence MASLPTVIRLDLFFNVKKPQKEKVEDDDNEQKQASLDSHYSLNLLPQLLEVAWSHDPLTTLKLIFNLNSCHFHTGKWYTDAFYTAAFWLHKNHPKTLVCNIDSFSTPLGNLWELIDILYRLLGEHAVMDLFLKRLESDVDKIMQHKLQLKSSDYLTDEEDEFKEDEDDEDSTFDPHRFVTEAAACLVTKHPTASHTARSVLLCESIAKRLFTPKSDQSYELEEWEKFRKLVLAPLRNYWYRQGMFDHRWSWVFEKQKLWHLQTAVNSDRQRSYEVEKYLEEVKVAAARGGGGIGIIKPDALVLGEIIKYVCYADFREVVELQWKAMVEDINSSKSRVWGTLKTAWQCVVSLISWAMAEHGL; translated from the coding sequence AGCAGGCCTCCCTAGATTCACATTATTCCCTTAATCTTCTGCCGCAACTGCTGGAGGTAGCCTGGTCCCACGATCCCCTAACCACCCTCAAGCTCATCTTCAACCTCAACTCTTGTCATTTTCATACGGGAAAATGGTACACCGACGCCTTCTACACGGCGGCGTTTTGGCTCCACAAGAACCACCCCAAGACGCTAGTTTGCAACATCGATTCCTTTTCCACTCCGTTAGGGAATCTTTGGGAACTTATTGATATTCTCTACCGCCTTCTCGGAGAACACGCGGTTATGGATCTCTTCCTGAAGCGCTTGGAGTCTGATGTTGATAAAATAATGCAGCATAAGCTGCAACTTAAGTCATCCGATTACTTAACGGACGAGGAAGATGAGTTCAAGGAAGACGAAGACGATGAAGATAGTACTTTTGATCCTCATCGTTTCGTTACTGAGGCTGCAGCTTGTTTGGTTACCAAACACCCCACGGCCTCTCATACCGCCCGCTCCGTTCTGCTGTGTGAAAGCATTGCGAAGAGGCTTTTCACACCCAAATCAGATCAATCGTATGAACTGGAAGAGTGGGAGAAGTTTAGGAAATTGGTTTTGGCGCCCTTGCGCAATTATTGGTATCGTCAAGGAATGTTTGACCATCGCTGGAGCTGGGTGTTTGAGAAGCAGAAGTTGTGGCATCTTCAAACCGCAGTTAACAGTGACAGGCAGAGGAGCTATGAGGTTGAGAAGTATTTGGAGGAGGTGAAAGTAGCAGCAGCAAGAGGAGGAGGCGGCATTGGCATAATAAAGCCGGATGCTTTGGTTCTAGGGGAGATCATAAAATATGTATGCTATGCGGATTTCAGGGAAGTGGTTGAGCTTCAGTGGAAGGCAATGGTGGAGGACATAAACAGCAGCAAAAGCAGGGTTTGGGGAACTTTAAAAACTGCTTGGCAGTGTGTTGTCTCACTGATATCCTGGGCAATGGCAGAGCATGGGCTATGA